In Phycisphaerae bacterium, the sequence ATACGACGAAGCGAGCGGGGGTTTATGCATTGCGATTTCTCGAAATTGCGATAAAATCCCACTCATTGACCTTTGCCGGATGGTTTTTCCCCAAGACTCATATGAATTACTTGGATCGGGAAAACGCATATGGTGCATAAATCGGGAAAGCGCATTACTTTCATCTTCTCGCCTGGCGCGCACGTCCAATACGCCTCGCTGATCGGCGATTTCAACGGCTGGGACATCAACTCGGACCCGATGAAGCCGTTACCGGACGGATCGTTTCAGAAGGTCAAGAACCTTGCTCCCGGCCGGTACGAGTACAAGTTCTACGCCGATGGCATATTCTGGAATGACGCCGAGGGCGAGGCCCAGACGCTCAATCCATTCGGCACGCTGAACTCAGTGGTGACCATCAACGGCCAGGCTTCCTAGCCATTCTCCTCCTCCGAACGCGGATTCTCTTTGTGAAAGTCCGATAATCCCGCCTTCGTTGCCCTGCCGCACTTTTCTCATAACCAATTGCCTATCAGAACTTTATGCCATTACATGATTGAGACATTTACCTAACAGTAACCCCTTGACAAACCTGCTCGAAACATTCGATAATACTCGTAGGAGTAGACAGTTATGGCTAGAGTGGTGCTAAACGAAGCCCGATACGACGTCATGGGGCCCCTCGTGCGGCAGTTGCGTTTCGCCCCACCGCAGGCCCTGTTGGAGCAGAGCTACCGGGCGGAGCGGCTTGCCCGTCTGGTCGACCCGACCAGGGAGTACCCAGCCGATTTCGTGTGCTTTAAGATCACCGAGTATCGCCCGAAGGGACTGCCGGCTCAGACGATGAAAGGCGAGGCACTGCTGGCGGATCTGGCCCGGTTCATCCGGGAGGTCAGCGAGCAGGCGATTGTCGGAGCCGATCAGCTTCCGGAAGAGGCGATGGCGGTCGATGCGCTGGCTGGGGA encodes:
- a CDS encoding glycoside hydrolase, with product MVHKSGKRITFIFSPGAHVQYASLIGDFNGWDINSDPMKPLPDGSFQKVKNLAPGRYEYKFYADGIFWNDAEGEAQTLNPFGTLNSVVTINGQAS